The window ACCCGACTTCACCGCCGCACAGTTGAAGGGAATTGCGCTACCGGTATGGATCGTCGACGCCGACCACGACGAGGCTATCAAGCGGGAGAACACCGACCTGATGGCGTCGTTAATCCCGGGCGCCGGCGAATTGATCTTGCCGGAAGTGAGCCACTTTGCATTTCTGCAGGATCCCGTGATGTTCAATCAAACTCTGCTCCGGTTTCTTTCGCCAACTTCCCGCTAGGCTGGCTCGCGCATCGCGAAGGGGTTCGAGTGAGGAGTCAGTCGCCACCTCCAGTGCCCGTACTTGCAAATCATGTGCGTGTACTCCTTTGAAATGGTTAGAATTTTTCGGCGTTTCCAGCCTGCTACTGGACCGGGACGGGGAAAGGATTATTTTTCTGGCAAGCTGACGATCCTTCTGCTCTTCTGCTCGAACACCTTCATGACGATAGCGTGGTACGGCCATCTGCGGTTTCGAGACCGACCGCTGATGCTGGTGATCGTGGTGAGCTGGCTGATTGCCTTTGCGGAGTATTGCTTTCGGGTTCCCGCGAATCGAATCGGGTACGGGCAATTTTCTGGTTACCAGCTTAAGATCATCCAGGAAGCAATCCCCCTGATCGTCTTTGCCGTCTTCGCCTACTTTTATTTGAGGGAGGCGCCGCGTTGGAACTACCTTCTGTCGTTCGTATGTCTTATGGGTGCGGTTATGTTCGCCTTCTGGGGGAGGGTGTAAGCTGCGCGCGGGAAGCGCTGCGGTTACGCTGAGAGAACCGCTGAAGATTTTTCGGGATCTTCGGACGTTTATGAAGCTAGGCGATAAACTGATCGTGGCGGGCGTCGTCTTGATACCGCTGGCGCTGTCAGGCTTCTGCGCGTTCGCGGCGCTCAATGCGCTCGAGCGCGCCAGTGTGAATTGGCGCTCCGCTGCGGCGGCTTCGCTTGCCTTCCTGGTCATTGCCGCGGCCGCTGGCCTCATCACCGCGGGCATCCTGGATAGGAAACAGAAATAGCTACACGACCGGACCCGCGCCTTTTGATCGCGGCACCGGCAGGGCGACTGTGGTCCAAACGGTATCCAACCCCAGGTAACCCGAGACAATCTTCACGCACGTCGATCGGCGAAGAGGCTTGAATTTCCCGACTCAGGCGATTTCAGGTGACGGTCGCGTTTACCTTCGAGGTAATTGTCACCCGCGAAATCGTGGTCCATGCTCAGGTTGAT of the Candidatus Binataceae bacterium genome contains:
- a CDS encoding DMT family protein, encoding MVRIFRRFQPATGPGRGKDYFSGKLTILLLFCSNTFMTIAWYGHLRFRDRPLMLVIVVSWLIAFAEYCFRVPANRIGYGQFSGYQLKIIQEAIPLIVFAVFAYFYLREAPRWNYLLSFVCLMGAVMFAFWGRV